The following coding sequences lie in one Bacteroidota bacterium genomic window:
- a CDS encoding response regulator transcription factor — translation MAKIKILIADNSFLIREGFRSIINENSDFKLIGEADKAEVLAEKLLLHRPNVLVLDYASSFFCIDDISVIHQKFPEVNILAVTNPQSKAIISKAIANGIISHLLKDCGRDEIIEAIYSTAKGEKFFCGKIVDGVLKEKEANSSEGVSCDGIKLSAREIEIIQLVSEGLSNKEIAERLFLSVHTVTTHRKNIMSKLGVNNTAGLVMFAIKQNLLGPNKFLFAN, via the coding sequence ATGGCAAAGATTAAAATCCTCATAGCAGATAACAGTTTCCTCATCCGCGAAGGTTTTCGTTCCATTATAAATGAGAACAGCGATTTCAAATTAATCGGTGAAGCCGATAAAGCCGAAGTCCTCGCAGAAAAACTTTTGCTCCATCGCCCGAATGTTCTTGTGCTTGATTATGCTTCCTCTTTTTTCTGCATTGACGATATTTCTGTGATTCATCAAAAATTTCCTGAAGTAAATATTCTCGCAGTAACAAATCCGCAGAGCAAAGCCATCATTTCAAAAGCAATTGCGAACGGAATTATCAGCCACCTTCTGAAAGATTGCGGACGCGATGAAATCATTGAAGCGATATATTCTACTGCCAAAGGCGAAAAATTCTTCTGCGGAAAAATTGTGGATGGTGTTTTGAAAGAGAAAGAAGCAAATTCCTCCGAAGGAGTTTCCTGCGATGGCATTAAACTTTCCGCCCGCGAAATTGAAATCATCCAACTTGTTTCGGAAGGATTAAGCAACAAAGAAATTGCCGAGAGATTATTTCTTTCTGTTCACACCGTAACTACGCATCGCAAAAATATCATGAGCAAACTTGGCGTGAACAATACTGCCGGTCTTGTGATGTTTGCCATCAAGCAAAATCTTCTCGGCCCGAATAAATTTCTCTTCGCAAATTAA